One part of the Geoanaerobacter pelophilus genome encodes these proteins:
- a CDS encoding flavin reductase family protein, producing the protein MKKSLGAKTLLFPTPVLMVGTYDQAGKPNLMNAAWGGICCSDPPCVTVSLRKARYSYDSIVARKAFTVGIACEGKMKEADYVGIVSGRDVDKFAVAGLTPIKSELVDAPYAHEFPMVLECRLLHTLELGIHTQFIGEIIDVKVDQSALGEDGLPDILKIKPLVYDTAHKGYHAVGPLLGKAFSVGKEWL; encoded by the coding sequence ATGAAAAAATCACTCGGTGCAAAGACTCTTCTTTTCCCGACCCCGGTACTGATGGTTGGGACCTACGATCAAGCAGGGAAGCCTAACCTGATGAATGCGGCATGGGGTGGCATCTGCTGCTCCGATCCTCCTTGTGTTACAGTTTCCCTGCGCAAGGCCAGATATTCCTACGACAGCATCGTGGCGCGTAAGGCATTTACCGTGGGAATTGCCTGCGAAGGTAAAATGAAAGAAGCTGACTACGTGGGTATTGTCTCCGGGCGTGATGTTGACAAATTCGCAGTTGCCGGATTAACCCCGATTAAAAGCGAGCTTGTGGATGCCCCTTATGCGCATGAATTCCCGATGGTTCTGGAGTGTCGGCTGCTGCATACTCTGGAATTAGGTATCCACACTCAATTCATAGGTGAGATCATTGACGTGAAGGTAGATCAAAGTGCTTTGGGCGAAGATGGTCTTCCTGACATCTTAAAAATAAAACCGCTAGTCTATGATACTGCCCACAAGGGGTATCATGCTGTTGGCCCTCTGCTCGGTAAAGCGTTTTCCGTCGGGAAAGAATGGTTATGA
- a CDS encoding YaeQ family protein — protein MALPSTVYKANIELANVDRGIYENLQATVAQHPSETGERLVARLLAWAIFSEPELSFTRGLSATEEPDIWVKGGDGRVLLWVEVGLPDAERIVKASRHAGRVALLASGRTLATWNQQQLPKLDKVTNLTVVTVDQALIMTLAEQLDRAINWSVTITEGMLYLAVGATTYQTAIEVRAGALY, from the coding sequence ATGGCGCTGCCATCGACAGTTTATAAAGCAAACATCGAACTCGCAAATGTTGATCGCGGTATCTACGAGAATCTGCAGGCAACCGTTGCCCAGCACCCGTCTGAAACCGGAGAGCGGCTGGTGGCAAGGCTGCTGGCCTGGGCCATTTTCTCCGAACCCGAACTCAGCTTCACCCGGGGGCTCAGTGCTACTGAAGAGCCTGATATCTGGGTAAAAGGTGGCGATGGCAGGGTTTTGCTGTGGGTCGAAGTCGGCCTTCCCGATGCCGAGCGGATCGTCAAGGCGAGTCGTCACGCCGGCAGGGTTGCACTGCTGGCATCGGGGCGGACACTGGCAACCTGGAACCAGCAGCAGCTACCCAAACTGGATAAGGTCACCAACCTCACCGTAGTGACCGTAGACCAAGCGCTGATAATGACTCTGGCCGAGCAACTGGACCGGGCCATCAACTGGTCTGTAACTATTACCGAGGGTATGCTGTATCTTGCGGTTGGTGCTACCACCTATCAAACAGCCATCGAGGTCAGAGCCGGGGCTCTCTATTGA
- a CDS encoding EAL and HDOD domain-containing protein has translation METPKYLIGRQPILNRQEQIVAYELLFRSAESKSAASMKSASQATASVIMNTLSGFGIKEILGDKQGFINVDVEILMNNAIEILPKEMIGLELVGNILFNDVVIDRCRFLKEMGFVIALDDRDYTPELEEIYRLVDIIKVDLMQTPAEKLSTVIKELKRYPAKILAEKVDTNDAFNNCAKLGFDYFQGYFFARPSLIEKKRIDGYSSAMMQLLKLILADATFTEMEKVFRNSPALTYKLLLLVNSVSVGVREKIRDVRHALTILGRQQIKRWIQLALFTTENSQDIESPLVEMATARAGFMEQIAMEHPVLSKIHSAPDQAFMVGILSLLDSIYQVSIEQIVADLNLSDEVRSALVTRQGVYGKMLELTEMMERLELGSAAIGLQELGVSLDGIIASQIKSLSSKVI, from the coding sequence ATGGAAACTCCTAAATACCTGATCGGAAGGCAGCCGATTCTTAACAGACAAGAGCAGATTGTGGCATATGAACTGCTGTTCAGGTCTGCGGAATCGAAGTCAGCAGCATCAATGAAGAGTGCTTCTCAAGCAACTGCCAGCGTCATAATGAATACGCTTTCCGGTTTTGGAATAAAGGAGATCTTGGGGGACAAGCAAGGTTTCATAAATGTAGATGTTGAAATTCTTATGAATAATGCAATAGAGATCCTCCCAAAGGAGATGATTGGTCTGGAACTTGTCGGCAATATCTTATTTAACGATGTCGTTATCGATCGTTGTCGATTTCTGAAGGAAATGGGCTTTGTCATAGCTCTAGATGATCGTGATTATACCCCGGAACTTGAAGAGATCTATCGTCTTGTAGACATTATTAAAGTTGATCTCATGCAGACACCGGCAGAAAAGCTGAGTACGGTAATAAAGGAACTAAAGCGTTACCCTGCAAAAATTCTAGCTGAAAAAGTGGATACAAATGATGCTTTTAATAATTGTGCAAAACTTGGCTTTGACTATTTTCAAGGGTATTTTTTTGCAAGGCCTTCGCTAATCGAAAAGAAGCGTATTGATGGCTATAGTTCAGCCATGATGCAACTCCTTAAACTGATTCTTGCCGATGCAACATTTACCGAAATGGAAAAGGTATTTCGCAATAGCCCGGCCTTGACCTATAAGTTGCTCTTGCTCGTAAATTCGGTTTCTGTTGGGGTAAGGGAAAAAATTAGAGATGTTCGCCATGCCCTTACGATACTGGGACGACAGCAGATTAAACGATGGATACAGCTGGCGTTGTTTACCACTGAAAACTCCCAGGACATTGAAAGCCCTTTGGTTGAAATGGCAACAGCCCGTGCCGGTTTTATGGAGCAGATTGCCATGGAGCATCCAGTTTTGAGTAAGATTCATTCTGCACCTGACCAGGCATTTATGGTTGGTATTCTGTCTTTGCTTGATAGTATTTACCAAGTATCCATAGAACAGATTGTCGCAGACTTGAATCTCTCTGATGAAGTCAGGAGCGCTCTTGTTACTCGTCAGGGGGTTTATGGCAAGATGCTCGAATTAACAGAGATGATGGAGCGGCTTGAACTTGGATCTGCAGCAATTGGCTTGCAGGAGCTTGGGGTTTCATTAGATGGCATTATCGCTTCACAGATAAAATCACTGAGCTCAAAAGTTATATAA
- a CDS encoding GSU3473 family protein, whose amino-acid sequence MMKIPVLYVNGQRAMVDDEELDMLIRARKIVSFRRSSGWVRVDFDQLRGQGGGDYSGPDRRSLWMYQQMVKLRYIFTTNESNRHSQSHRKFMNRIFRNNDYR is encoded by the coding sequence ATGATGAAAATTCCGGTTCTTTATGTTAATGGTCAAAGGGCAATGGTTGATGATGAAGAGCTTGACATGCTTATCAGAGCCAGGAAAATAGTCTCCTTTCGCCGGTCAAGTGGCTGGGTGCGAGTTGATTTCGATCAGCTTCGGGGACAAGGAGGAGGGGATTATTCCGGTCCAGATAGAAGAAGTCTCTGGATGTATCAGCAGATGGTCAAGTTAAGATACATTTTTACCACCAATGAAAGCAATAGGCACAGCCAATCGCATCGTAAATTTATGAATCGTATTTTCAGAAACAATGATTATAGATAG
- a CDS encoding HIT family protein produces the protein MNPSICDFYCEQILKRVIDVPVYYENDHVFAFYHTNPLWENHVVLLPKKHIESLLTLEEADNELLLELMRTAKRIAGDFMARFGAARVYTNLGDYQSSKHLHWHIGCGKQLRPY, from the coding sequence ATGAACCCCTCAATATGTGATTTCTATTGTGAACAGATCCTGAAAAGGGTGATCGACGTGCCGGTTTATTATGAGAATGACCACGTATTTGCCTTTTACCATACCAATCCACTATGGGAAAACCATGTCGTATTGCTGCCGAAGAAGCATATCGAATCGCTTCTGACCCTGGAAGAAGCTGATAATGAGCTGTTGCTTGAATTGATGCGAACGGCGAAACGTATCGCCGGGGATTTCATGGCTCGCTTCGGTGCTGCCCGCGTCTACACTAACCTGGGGGATTATCAGTCCTCCAAACATCTGCACTGGCACATCGGTTGTGGTAAACAGCTTCGTCCCTATTAG
- a CDS encoding chemotaxis protein CheD produces MRTEKIRHHLRVILGPGEFYASDSPVTISTLLGSCVSACLYDPINRVIGMNHFLLSNHRYAKALPMSETDAGRYGINAMELLINSMLRLGAKKRFFKAKVFGGCTIVMNRPEYGNFMCVGEVNSRFIREFLSCEGIPLVAENLGGREGRVIHFSSGDYAVYMRKIRSEGRSLRLAMRDRNCWLHAIEEQEKREAAMSNVELWGQ; encoded by the coding sequence ATGCGAACCGAAAAAATCAGGCACCACCTGCGGGTCATTCTTGGCCCCGGAGAATTCTATGCCTCGGATTCCCCGGTGACCATCTCGACACTGCTTGGTTCATGTGTATCGGCATGCCTCTATGACCCGATAAACAGGGTAATAGGGATGAACCATTTTTTATTGAGCAATCACCGTTATGCCAAAGCATTACCGATGTCTGAGACTGATGCCGGCCGCTATGGGATCAATGCCATGGAGTTGCTCATAAACAGCATGCTCCGGCTAGGCGCAAAAAAAAGGTTCTTCAAGGCAAAGGTTTTCGGCGGCTGTACGATTGTCATGAATCGTCCCGAATATGGCAATTTTATGTGTGTAGGAGAGGTCAACAGCAGGTTTATCCGGGAATTTTTATCCTGCGAAGGGATTCCTCTTGTTGCAGAGAACCTGGGAGGCCGGGAGGGGAGAGTCATTCATTTTTCATCGGGTGATTATGCAGTGTACATGCGCAAGATTAGAAGTGAAGGCCGAAGTTTGCGGCTTGCTATGCGCGATCGGAACTGTTGGTTGCATGCCATTGAGGAACAGGAGAAACGCGAAGCAGCAATGAGCAATGTGGAGTTGTGGGGGCAGTAG
- a CDS encoding methyl-accepting chemotaxis protein yields the protein MNAITSSLKISAKMILGFSIVAVIAGIIGVAGVYKIRQVRMIGTEMYLKSTVPMGTLVQLGMNSQKARVNMRGMMLDTDRDRMEANADGVKKRYEDVEKNVAEFEKSITGEVGRKELDKVKALLAEYKPIWEEVLKLQLADKKDDALEIMRSKGLNIEKQIEEAIRVLIDIKVAEAKGRDDLNSKIAQAALFETVLFSLIGVLLAIGLGIIFARMITRPIKEVVGLAETIADGDLTQHATNDSGDETGQLARAMNSMSEQLNNLLMTVSNNSSRVNEAAGKLTSTSREIASGADEASSQAGTIATAAEEMAATSMDIARNCAHVAEGARSTSCAAEDGASVVHETVAGMIRIAERVRESAATIEALGKRSDEIGAIIGTIEDIAEQTNLLALNAAIEAARAGEQGRGFAVVADEVRALAERTTKATKEIGAMIKAIQSDTRAAVASMESGVNEVESGLEGAERSGSALQGIIQQINELTGQVNQIATAAEEQTATTNDISNNIQQMTQVIHSTAEGAGMSSAAADELSSLADELHRLVGRFRLR from the coding sequence ATGAACGCCATAACCTCTTCACTTAAAATATCAGCAAAGATGATATTGGGTTTTTCCATTGTGGCCGTGATAGCCGGCATTATAGGGGTTGCCGGGGTTTATAAGATACGCCAGGTCCGAATGATCGGCACCGAGATGTACCTTAAGAGCACTGTACCCATGGGAACCCTGGTGCAGCTGGGCATGAACTCACAGAAAGCGCGGGTCAACATGCGCGGCATGATGCTCGATACTGATCGGGATCGGATGGAAGCAAATGCCGACGGGGTAAAAAAACGATACGAGGATGTCGAAAAGAACGTGGCTGAATTTGAAAAAAGCATTACTGGAGAGGTAGGAAGGAAAGAACTGGATAAGGTAAAGGCCCTCTTAGCTGAATACAAGCCGATTTGGGAAGAGGTCTTAAAGCTTCAGCTAGCCGACAAAAAAGACGATGCCCTGGAAATCATGAGAAGCAAGGGGCTTAATATCGAAAAGCAGATCGAGGAAGCGATCAGGGTCTTGATCGACATCAAAGTAGCTGAAGCCAAAGGACGGGACGACCTGAACAGCAAGATTGCCCAAGCAGCCCTTTTTGAGACAGTATTGTTTTCATTGATCGGCGTATTATTGGCGATCGGCCTCGGAATTATCTTTGCCAGAATGATAACCAGGCCCATCAAAGAGGTGGTTGGACTTGCAGAAACCATTGCCGATGGTGATCTTACTCAGCATGCGACCAATGACTCAGGCGATGAAACCGGGCAACTGGCTCGCGCGATGAACTCCATGAGTGAACAATTGAACAATCTCCTGATGACTGTGTCCAATAACAGCTCAAGAGTCAATGAAGCTGCCGGCAAACTGACATCGACCTCAAGAGAGATTGCATCCGGTGCGGATGAAGCCTCTTCCCAGGCTGGCACCATTGCAACCGCGGCAGAAGAGATGGCGGCAACGTCCATGGATATTGCCCGCAACTGTGCCCATGTCGCTGAAGGAGCCAGATCAACCAGTTGTGCGGCAGAAGATGGTGCTTCGGTGGTCCATGAGACTGTTGCAGGAATGATCCGTATTGCTGAAAGGGTCCGAGAGTCTGCGGCTACTATCGAAGCGCTGGGTAAACGTTCGGATGAAATCGGGGCTATCATCGGCACCATCGAGGATATTGCCGAGCAAACAAATCTCCTGGCACTGAATGCCGCTATTGAAGCAGCTAGAGCCGGTGAACAAGGGCGTGGATTCGCCGTTGTTGCCGATGAAGTCAGAGCACTTGCCGAACGGACCACCAAGGCGACAAAAGAAATCGGAGCAATGATAAAGGCAATCCAGAGCGATACTAGGGCAGCCGTTGCCTCCATGGAGAGCGGTGTAAATGAGGTTGAATCAGGTCTTGAAGGAGCGGAGCGTTCAGGTTCGGCACTTCAGGGGATTATTCAACAGATTAATGAGCTAACCGGACAGGTAAACCAGATTGCCACCGCGGCTGAGGAACAGACAGCTACTACCAATGATATCAGTAATAATATCCAGCAGATGACCCAAGTCATTCATAGCACGGCAGAAGGTGCCGGCATGTCCTCGGCTGCTGCCGATGAACTGTCATCGCTCGCTGACGAGCTGCACAGACTCGTGGGCAGATTCAGGCTTAGGTAG
- a CDS encoding DUF2284 domain-containing protein: protein MANQELLQKVFNRMGFKEFRWIDPKEIVVAQWVRMKCMFGCDSYGKNASCPPNTPSIPECRTIFDSYKLGTIFRFSKRLDDPEERHEWTKGVNKELHELEKQVFNAGHYKAFMLFVDNCRLCRDCTSSRASCRNKKMARPSPEAMGVDVFDTATKFGLSINVLPDEHQEMNMYAILLIE from the coding sequence ATGGCAAATCAAGAACTATTGCAAAAGGTTTTCAACAGGATGGGCTTCAAAGAGTTCCGCTGGATCGACCCTAAAGAGATAGTTGTTGCCCAGTGGGTGAGAATGAAATGCATGTTTGGCTGTGACAGCTACGGAAAGAACGCTTCCTGTCCTCCAAACACACCATCCATACCTGAGTGCAGGACTATATTTGACTCATATAAACTAGGCACTATTTTTCGGTTCTCAAAGAGACTCGACGACCCTGAAGAGAGGCATGAATGGACAAAAGGAGTAAATAAAGAACTCCACGAGTTAGAAAAGCAAGTTTTTAATGCCGGTCACTACAAAGCATTTATGCTCTTTGTCGACAACTGCAGGCTTTGTAGGGATTGCACCAGCTCCCGAGCATCGTGCCGGAATAAAAAAATGGCGCGCCCTAGTCCGGAAGCGATGGGTGTAGATGTTTTTGATACGGCAACAAAATTTGGACTCTCAATAAATGTTTTGCCCGATGAACATCAAGAAATGAATATGTACGCAATACTGTTAATTGAGTAG
- a CDS encoding nitroreductase family protein, translating into MIELLRKRRSIRKFSSEKIPHDAIELLLEAALRAPSSRGINPWEFVLVDDPQVIAHLAKAKQHGSEFLKNAPLAIVVCADSSKSDVWVEDCSIAAIIIQLTAQSLGLGSCWAQIRNRQHDSGDKTAETYVQELLGLPEQVKVECILGIGHPAEKKLPVSANKLQRDKIRNNHWTL; encoded by the coding sequence ATGATCGAACTACTACGTAAACGACGCAGCATCCGTAAATTTTCCTCAGAAAAAATACCTCATGATGCCATTGAATTACTTCTTGAAGCAGCTCTCAGAGCACCATCATCACGGGGAATCAATCCATGGGAGTTTGTCCTGGTCGATGACCCGCAGGTTATAGCCCACCTCGCTAAAGCCAAACAACATGGTTCTGAGTTTCTTAAAAACGCTCCTTTAGCCATTGTCGTCTGTGCCGACAGCAGCAAATCTGATGTGTGGGTGGAAGATTGCTCTATCGCAGCGATCATAATCCAGCTTACAGCACAATCATTAGGGCTCGGCAGCTGCTGGGCGCAGATACGGAACCGGCAGCATGATTCCGGAGATAAAACTGCCGAAACCTATGTGCAGGAGCTGCTTGGTCTGCCAGAACAGGTCAAAGTGGAATGCATACTGGGAATCGGACATCCGGCTGAAAAGAAACTTCCTGTATCTGCCAATAAACTTCAGCGAGATAAAATCAGAAACAATCACTGGACCTTATAA
- a CDS encoding M6 family metalloprotease domain-containing protein, with the protein MIPLPVINLFFRIALLCIVILFNLKSLSFAGPASPHSIEILQPDGSTFTAKIHGDEFQKWTESEESGHTILHNKNTHYWEYAEKQPDGVLKHSGMKVGHSGRYAPDFIPKGIRPDRDHDSEQTRKGSTQRKYTKRLTQINLAPVTPSRAAAAAGGTIIYPQSSGSISTPGPGDWVPAPESGSKKLLIILVSFSDRAIQTLASDWYSALFDTTPNTKSVANFYKDNSFGALTITPVTHSQPASPPGVVQVSINRSHPYNYADTWANEQAWITLALNGAAPYVDFNSLDTDGDGLIETSEAVVYFIVAGYEESGSSKTPNVWAHAWVNASGAGKQFPDYAINGELNNAGIRHPIGIIVHELGHQMLGLPDLYDTSYTNAGMGNFSVMAGGSWGLVSGQYSGTTPVALDAWSREYLGWTLPITPSIGGSYLLGSALGAPDNALKLIKPSISSTEYWMMENRHPIGWDQGITGLVSGFSGGILVTHVDITAGTVGYNDINEYSVSPHQGVVPEQANSATCNMLASSCRGAATTTFYAGNIAAFGAATTPAANYYSGVASEIELKNISGRSSSMTFDLEFTAVPPVITEFAIPSGYGSLEVPINTFTASSTKPVTGYLVTESSSPPTISDIGWSSTPPVSYRFASAGSKVLYAWAKDLENNISASRSASVQVSIVSTATIQSSTTLQVAYDGADAIATLQAGAKIFTEHLVFNRSIAVTLDGGFDSSYQNKEGYTTLAGSLTIVQGSAVISDLIIK; encoded by the coding sequence TTGATCCCTTTGCCCGTTATAAATCTATTTTTTCGCATAGCGCTCCTCTGTATTGTCATTCTCTTTAATCTTAAGTCGTTATCTTTTGCCGGCCCGGCATCTCCTCATTCCATAGAGATCCTTCAGCCTGATGGATCCACATTTACGGCAAAGATACATGGTGATGAATTTCAAAAATGGACTGAATCAGAAGAATCCGGCCACACAATTCTCCACAACAAAAATACCCACTATTGGGAGTATGCCGAGAAACAACCGGATGGAGTACTGAAGCATTCAGGCATGAAGGTCGGCCATTCAGGCCGGTATGCGCCGGATTTCATCCCTAAAGGGATCAGGCCTGACAGAGACCATGACTCAGAGCAAACAAGGAAAGGCTCGACACAACGCAAATACACCAAGCGCCTCACCCAAATTAACCTTGCACCAGTAACGCCCTCCAGAGCTGCGGCAGCGGCAGGTGGCACAATAATATACCCGCAATCGTCCGGCTCAATCAGCACTCCAGGCCCTGGGGACTGGGTTCCGGCCCCGGAATCCGGCTCGAAAAAACTACTCATAATCCTGGTGAGTTTCTCCGACAGAGCCATTCAGACACTGGCATCTGACTGGTACAGTGCGCTCTTTGACACCACCCCGAATACCAAGTCAGTGGCCAATTTCTACAAGGACAACTCCTTCGGCGCATTAACCATAACCCCTGTTACCCATAGTCAGCCGGCAAGCCCTCCAGGCGTTGTACAAGTCAGCATCAATCGTAGCCATCCATATAATTATGCGGATACCTGGGCCAACGAACAGGCATGGATTACCCTGGCGTTGAATGGCGCCGCACCCTATGTCGATTTTAATTCTCTTGATACCGATGGAGATGGTTTGATTGAGACCTCGGAGGCCGTAGTTTACTTTATCGTTGCCGGGTATGAAGAGTCCGGCTCAAGCAAAACGCCCAACGTGTGGGCTCACGCTTGGGTCAATGCCAGCGGTGCCGGGAAGCAGTTTCCTGACTATGCTATCAATGGCGAACTAAACAACGCCGGCATTCGGCATCCCATTGGAATTATCGTTCACGAACTTGGCCACCAGATGCTCGGACTGCCCGATCTTTACGATACATCATATACCAATGCCGGCATGGGGAATTTCTCAGTCATGGCCGGAGGCAGTTGGGGACTTGTGAGCGGCCAGTACAGCGGCACAACACCTGTTGCTCTTGATGCCTGGTCCCGTGAATATTTAGGTTGGACGTTACCGATAACCCCTTCAATTGGTGGCTCCTACCTCCTTGGCTCCGCTCTTGGCGCACCGGACAATGCGCTTAAGCTGATCAAACCTTCCATTAGTTCCACTGAATATTGGATGATGGAAAACAGGCATCCAATAGGCTGGGATCAGGGGATTACCGGCCTGGTCAGCGGCTTTTCCGGTGGGATTCTTGTAACACATGTAGACATAACTGCCGGTACCGTCGGCTATAACGATATCAATGAATATTCTGTCAGCCCTCACCAGGGGGTTGTTCCGGAACAGGCCAATTCCGCGACCTGTAACATGCTGGCCAGCAGTTGCCGGGGCGCAGCGACCACGACCTTTTATGCAGGCAACATTGCCGCTTTCGGAGCGGCCACAACTCCCGCAGCTAACTACTATTCAGGGGTGGCAAGTGAGATAGAACTCAAAAACATTTCCGGCCGTAGTTCTTCTATGACTTTTGACTTAGAGTTCACGGCGGTGCCGCCTGTTATCACGGAATTTGCTATCCCTTCAGGTTATGGTTCTCTTGAGGTGCCAATCAATACCTTTACGGCAAGCAGCACTAAGCCTGTCACTGGCTACCTGGTAACAGAGAGTTCCTCGCCGCCAACCATCTCTGACATCGGGTGGAGCAGTACGCCACCGGTAAGCTACAGATTTGCTTCTGCTGGATCCAAGGTTCTCTATGCCTGGGCCAAGGATCTGGAAAACAACATTTCTGCTTCCAGATCCGCGTCGGTTCAGGTGAGCATCGTTTCCACAGCAACAATTCAGAGTTCTACCACTCTGCAAGTAGCATACGATGGTGCTGACGCCATTGCCACGCTGCAGGCCGGAGCAAAAATTTTCACTGAGCATCTGGTGTTTAATCGCTCAATCGCTGTTACATTGGATGGGGGTTTTGATTCAAGTTACCAGAATAAGGAAGGATATACTACTCTCGCCGGCTCACTGACCATTGTCCAAGGATCTGCCGTAATCAGCGATTTGATCATAAAGTAA
- a CDS encoding DUF2721 domain-containing protein: MNEVLVADSIARVIQLSIAPVFLLTAIGTLLSVMTNRLHRVIDRARVWEAKLETESSPNEIAHHNSHLATLSKRAKLIGSAITLCTAAALFVCTLIATLFVERFVNLDLKTPVALLFIFAMLLLIAGLIIFLREIFVATHSLRIGPH, encoded by the coding sequence TTGAACGAAGTATTAGTCGCCGACAGTATCGCACGGGTTATCCAACTTTCTATAGCGCCGGTGTTTCTCCTGACAGCAATAGGTACGTTACTCAGTGTCATGACTAACCGGTTGCACCGGGTTATTGATAGGGCAAGAGTTTGGGAAGCAAAGCTTGAAACGGAAAGCTCCCCAAATGAGATTGCCCACCATAACTCTCATCTAGCGACGCTGTCAAAGAGGGCGAAACTGATAGGCAGTGCGATAACACTTTGCACTGCCGCAGCACTTTTCGTCTGCACGCTTATTGCAACTCTTTTTGTTGAAAGATTTGTAAATCTTGATCTCAAGACACCTGTGGCGCTTCTTTTTATCTTTGCCATGTTGTTATTGATTGCAGGATTGATCATTTTCCTTAGAGAAATATTCGTTGCCACTCACAGTCTCAGAATCGGACCGCATTAA
- a CDS encoding PH domain-containing protein: MGLLSGLMGKEGVVSVNKLQSEYEQLLVDGETVEVGFQVSRDTFLFTSKRLIVINVQGVSGKRVEYLSVPYGKINKFSVEAIGSFDLDAELRIWIGNDSAPLTKKFNSEVSIYDLQKVLAKHLIK; this comes from the coding sequence ATGGGGCTGCTCTCGGGTTTAATGGGAAAAGAAGGCGTTGTTTCAGTAAATAAACTGCAATCTGAATACGAGCAATTGCTGGTTGATGGAGAAACGGTTGAAGTAGGTTTTCAGGTTTCCCGTGACACTTTTCTCTTCACCAGTAAAAGGCTCATTGTAATCAATGTTCAAGGAGTTTCAGGTAAAAGAGTTGAATATCTTTCCGTACCTTATGGTAAAATCAATAAATTCAGTGTAGAAGCTATCGGCAGTTTTGATCTTGATGCTGAGCTGAGGATTTGGATTGGAAATGATTCTGCACCACTGACAAAGAAATTCAACAGTGAAGTCAGCATATATGATTTACAAAAAGTATTAGCAAAGCATTTAATAAAATAA
- a CDS encoding SseB family protein, which translates to MTELDQALDTLRKDMSDPKSQSKYFDLFLNSTFFVPTLGDQELIEIGMVAAEGEVLPLVIESEGNDYLMLFDSKERMYAWAQAEVESVEMPGFVLAATSQAPLHWALNVGTDYSKQFVPDEIAWLRDVVERCDVEAAKGEIQSAASREEQV; encoded by the coding sequence ATGACAGAACTGGACCAGGCATTGGATACGCTCCGTAAGGATATGAGCGACCCCAAGAGCCAATCAAAGTATTTTGATCTTTTCCTCAATTCCACCTTTTTTGTGCCTACCCTCGGGGATCAGGAGTTGATCGAAATTGGTATGGTGGCAGCTGAGGGAGAGGTATTGCCGCTGGTTATCGAATCAGAGGGGAACGATTATCTGATGCTCTTTGACAGCAAAGAGCGGATGTATGCCTGGGCTCAGGCCGAAGTAGAAAGTGTTGAGATGCCCGGGTTTGTGCTTGCCGCCACATCGCAGGCACCACTGCACTGGGCATTGAATGTTGGCACTGATTACTCGAAACAGTTTGTGCCGGACGAGATTGCTTGGCTCAGAGATGTAGTCGAGCGGTGCGACGTCGAAGCTGCCAAGGGAGAGATTCAGAGCGCTGCATCCAGAGAGGAACAGGTTTGA